Proteins encoded within one genomic window of Glycine soja cultivar W05 chromosome 1, ASM419377v2, whole genome shotgun sequence:
- the LOC114425785 gene encoding protein SMG9-like, which yields MAGSEPSPKILLAKPGLVTGGPVAGKFGRGGGGDDDSPQLRSRLPSVASLNLLSDSWDFHIDRFLPFLTENTDFTVIGVIGPPGVGKSTIMNELYGFDSSSPGMLPPFAIQSEETRAMARHCSTGIEPRISTERIILLDTQPVFSASVLAEMMRPDGSSTISVLSGETLSAELAHELIGIQLAVLLASICHILLVVSEGVHDDSLWHLMLTVDLLKHGISDPSLMTSSLSQSSSSGLEKDKLPEHEEYMATPVFVHTKLQDQDFTPSNFVQLRKALMQYFRPSSFVREQNKPEEHVSSSLVRGSQMDSNLIKFYAIPLKKKDENPSAQHESYVSALWKLRDQILSMKSPSFTRPVSEREWLKNSAKIWEQVKNSATILEYCRTLQHSGMYRR from the exons ATGGCGGGGTCGGAGCCTTCTCCAAAAATCCTTCTAGCAAAGCCTGGACTCGTCACCGGAGGTCCCGTCGCCGGTAAATTCGGCCGTGGAGGCGGCGGCGATGACGACTCCCCGCAGCTCCGTTCTCGTCTTCCGTCTGTGGCATCCCTCAACCTTCTCTCCGACTCCTGGGATTTCCACATCGATCGCTTTCTCCCT TTTTTGACTGAGAATACGGACTTTACTGTGATTGGAGTGATTGGGCCACCTGGAGTTGGCAAGTCCACTATTATGAATGAACTTTATGGCTTTGATTCAAGTTCCCCTG GGATGCTACCACCTTTTGCCATACAGTCTGAAGAAACCAGAGCTATGGCAAGGCATTGTTCCACGGGCATTGAACCAAGGATTTCTACTGAACGTATTATTCTTCTCGATACCCAG CCTGTATTTAGTGCTTCTGTTTTAGCTGAGATGATGAGACCAGATGGTTCTTCAACGATTTCAGTGCTAAGTGGAGAAACCTTGTCAGCTGAATTGGCTCATGAACTTATAGGTATTCAG CTTGCTGTTCTTCTAGCATCCATTTGTCATATTTTGCTGGTGGTGTCAGAGGGAGTCCATGATGATAGTTTGTGGCATTTGATGTTGACG GTTGACTTGTTGAAGCATGGCATCTCAGACCCATCCTTGATGACTTCTTCCCTGTCACAGAGCTCTAGTTCAGGGCTTGAGAAAGATAAGCTTCCTGAACATGAAGAATACATGGCTACTCCTGTGTTTGTACACACCAA GTTGCAAGATCAAGACTTTACTCCTAGTAATTTTGTGCAGTTGAGGAAGGCACTCATGCAGTATTTCAGACCATCCTCTTTTGTGAGAGAACAAAACAAACCTGAAGAGCATGTTTCATCTTCTTTGGTTCGTGGCAGTCAAATGGATTCTAACTTGATAAAATTTTATGCGATCCCTctcaagaaaaaagatgaaaatccaAGTGCTCAGCATGAAAGTTACGTTTCTGCACTATGGAAATTGCGTGATCAG ATTCTATCCATGAAGTCACCTTCTTTCACGAGACCAGTGTCAGAGCGTGAATGGTTAAAGAATTCAGCCAAGATATGGGAACAGGTAAAGAACTCCGCAACGATATTGGAGTATTGTAGAACTCTTCAACATTCGGGTATGTATAGGAGATAA
- the LOC114425794 gene encoding chalcone synthase 7: MVSVAEIRQAQRAEGPATILAIGTANPPNRVDQSTYPDYYFRITNSDHMTELKEKFQRMCDKSMIKTRYMYLNEEILKENPNMCAYMAPSLDARQDMVVVEVPKLGKEAAVKAIKEWGQPKSKITHLIFCTTSGVDMPGADYQLTKQLGLRPYVKRYMMYQQGCFAGGTVLRLAKDLAENNKGARVLVVCSEITAVTFRGPSDTHLDSLVGQALFGDGAAAVIVGSDPIPQVEKPLYELVWTAQTIAPDSEGAIDGHLREVGLTFHLLKDVPGIVSKNIDKALFEAFNPLNISDYNSIFWIAHPGGPAILDQVEQKLGLKPEKMKATRDVLSEYGNMSSACVLFILDEMRRKSAENGHKTTGEGLEWGVLFGFGPGLTIETVVLHSVAI, translated from the exons ATGGTTAGCGTAGCTGAGATCAGGCAGGCACAAAGGGCAGAAGGCCCAGCAACCATCCTTGCCATTGGAACTGCAAACCCACCAAACCGTGTTGATCAGAGCACCTATCCTGATTACTACTTCAGAATCACCAACAGTGACCACATGACCGAGCTCAAAGAGAAATTTCAGCGCATGT GTGACAAGTCTATGATCAAGACGAGATATATGTACCTAAACGAAGAGATCTTGAAAGAGAATCCAAACATGTGTGCTTACATGGCACCTTCTTTGGATGCTAGGCAAGACATGGTGGTGGTAGAGGTACCAAAGCTAGGGAAAGAGGCTGCAGTAAAGGCCATAAAGGAGTGGGGCCAGCCAAAGTCAAAGATTACCCACTTGATCTTCTGCACCACTAGCGGTGTGGACATGCCTGGTGCTGATTACCAACTCACCAAACAATTGGGCCTTCGCCCTTATGTGAAGAGGTACATGATGTACCAACAAGGTTGCTTTGCAGGTGGCACGGTTCTTCGTTTGGCCAAGGATTTGGCTGAGAACAACAAGGGTGCACGTGTGCTTGTTGTCTGCTCTGAGATCACTGCAGTCACATTCCGTGGGCCAAGTGACACTCACCTTGATAGTCTTGTGGGCCAAGCATTGTTTGGAGATGGAGCTGCTGCAGTCATTGTTGGTTCTGACCCAATTCCACAAGTTGAGAAGCCTTTGTATGAGCTTGTTTGGACTGCACAAACAATTGCTCCAGACAGTGAAGGTGCTATTGATGGACACCTTCGTGAAGTTGGACTCACATTTCACCTCCTCAAGGATGTTCCCGGGATTGTCTCAAAGAACATTGATAAGGCACTTTTTGAGGCTTTCAACCCATTGAACATCTCTGATTACAACTCCATCTTTTGGATTGCACACCCTGGTGGGCCTGCGATTTTGGACCAAGTTGAGCAAAAGTTGGGTCTCAAACctgagaagatgaaggccaCTAGAGATGTGCTTAGTGAATATGGGAACATGTCAAGTGCTTGTGTTCTTTTCATCTTGGATGAGATGAGGAGGAAATCTGCTGAAAATGGACATAAAACCACAGGTGAAGGACTTGAATGGGGTGTGTTGTTCGGTTTTGGACCTGGACTTACCATTGAAACTGTTGTTTTGCATAGTGTGGCCATCTGA
- the LOC114425754 gene encoding ERAD-associated E3 ubiquitin-protein ligase HRD1B-like isoform X1: MKLKTYAGLSIIATLAIIYHAFNSRGQFYPAMVYLSTSKISLVLLLNMGLVFMCILWQLTKKVFLGSLREAEVERLNEQSWREVMEILFAITIFRQDFSVTFLAMVTALLLIKALHWLAQKRVEYIETTPSVPMLSHVRIVSFMGFLLLLDSLFLYSSMKHLIETWQASVSLFFCFEYMILATTTVSIFVKYLFYVSDMLMEGQWEKKPVFTFYLELIRDLLHLSMYMCFFLVIFVNYGIPLHLIRELYETFRNFKVRVADYIRYRKITSNMNDRFPDATLEELNASDATCIICREEMTTAKKLVCGHLFHVHCLRSWLERQHTCPTCRALVVPPENGTTSAAGQQGSQSDAHQQGTTGTGSGSTAQTEATDSLSRHQARLQAAAAAASIYEKSYVYPSMNSFVCSPGYTLHPPVQIYMAESSDKDRNGEQTSSEEAQRQFLIAGRPPNLSFPPMQNFHFLPSQAHASPVNYGEGFENDPNIPNSQLEAYRKLLQCQIQNLQILQNQLEMLQRIKADRSVDEGTPSSDSRGKSVISSSSGSGHGYREDIRDGKA; this comes from the exons atgaagcTGAAGACATATGCGGGTCTTAGTATCATTGCAACTCTGGCTATTATATATCATGCGTTTAACAGTAGGGGCCAGTTTTATCCGGCAATGGTGTATCTGTCAACTTCCAAGATCAGTTTGGTGCTTCTTCTCAACATGGGTTTGGTCTTTATGTGTATTCTATGGCAATTAACCAAGAAGGTGTTCCTGGGTTCCCTCCGAGAGGCAGAGGTTGAGAGGCTTAACGAGCAATCCTGGAGGGAGGTTATGGAAATCCTCTTTGCAATCACCATTTTTAGGCAGGACTTCTCTGTCACATTCCTTGCAATGGTCACAGCATTGTTGTTGATTAAGGCTTTGCATTGGTTGGCTCAGAAGAGAGTCGAGTACATTGAGACCACTCCTTCGGTTCCCATGTTGTCCCATGTTCGAATTGTATCTTTTATGggcttccttcttcttcttgatAGCCTTTTCTTATACAGTTCTATGAAGCATTTGATAGAAACTTGGCAGGCTTCGGTTTCACTATTCTTTTGTTTCGA GTACATGATACTGGCAACTACAACGGTgtcaatttttgtaaaatatctttTCTATGTCAGTGACATGCTTATGGAGGGACAATGGGAAAAGAAACCAGTCTTCACATTTTATCTGGAACTCATTAGGGACCTGCTTCACTTGTCTATGTATATGTGCTTCTTTCTTGTAATTTTTGT AAACTATGGTATTCCCTTGCACCTTATACGGGAGCTGTATGAGACGTTTAGGAACTTCAAAGTCCGTGTTGCAGATTACATACGTTATCGTAAAATCACTTCAAATATGAATGATCGGTTTCCAGATGCAACCCTTGAAGAACTTAATGC aagtGATGCAACCTGCATTATTTGTCGTGAAGAGATGACGACGGCCAAGAAACTTGTATGTGGACATCTTTTTCATGTTCATTGTCTCCGATCATGGCTGGAGCGGCAGCACACTTGCCCCACCTGCAGAGCCTTGGTTGTACCACCAGAAAATGGGACAACTTCAGCTGCAGGGCAGCAAGGATCACAGTCAGATGCCCATCAACAGG GAACAACTGGGACAGGCAGTGGAAGCACTGCTCAGACTGAGGCTACTGATAGTTTGAGTCGACATCAAGCTAGACTCCAAGCTGCTGCTGCTGCAGCTTCAATATATGAGAAGTCTTATGTGTACCCCTCTATGAATTCTTTTGTATG CTCTCCTGGATACACTCTTCATCCCCCAGTTCAAATATATATGGCTGAATCTTCTGATAAGGACCGTAATGGAGAGCAAACTTCCAGTGAAGAAGCACAAAGGCAGTTTCTTATCGCTGGTAGACCACCAAATCTATCCTTTCCTCCAATGCAAAACTTCCATTTTCTACCTTCCCAAGCACATGCATCCCCTGTGAATTATGGAGAGGGGTTTGAAAATGATCCAAATATCCCAAACTCTCAGCTTGAAGCTTATAGAAAACTTCTTCAATGCCAGATTCAG AACCTACAGATTCTGCAAAATCAGCTCGAGATGCTTCAGAGGATAAAGGCTGATAGAAGTGTAGATGAGGGCACGCCATCATCAGATAGCAGAGGCAAGAGTGTCATTTCCTCATCATCTGGATCTGGTCATGGTTATCGTGAGGATATTCGAGATGGAAAAGCATAA
- the LOC114425803 gene encoding probable NADH dehydrogenase [ubiquinone] 1 alpha subcomplex subunit 12, with protein MASVVKNVLKSVREKGFGAFLRELKDEGYLRCLPDGNLLQTKIHNIGATLVGVDKFGNKYYEKLGDTQYGRHRWIEYAEKTRYNASQVPAEWHGWLHFITDHTGDELLLLKPKRYGVEHKENLSGEGEQYIYHSKGHALNPGQRNWTRYQPWESKA; from the exons ATGGCGTCGGTGGTGAAGAACGTACTCAAATCCGTCAGAGAAAAGGGTTTCGGCGCTTTCCTCAGAGAGCTCAAGGATGAAGGCTACCT GAGATGCCTTCCGGATGGAAATCTCTT GCAAACCAAGATCCACAATATTGGGGCAACGCTTGTTGGTGTTGATAAATTTGGTAACAAGTATTATGAGAAGCTTGGAGACACACAGTATG GAAGGCACAGGTGGATTGAATATGCAGAGAAGACTAGATATAATGCCTCCCAGGTTCCAGCTGAATGGCATGGTTGGCTCCACTTCATAACCGATCACACAGGAGATGAG CTTCTTTTACTGAAACCAAAAAGGTATGGTGTTGAACACAAAGAAAATTTGTCTGGGGAAGGTGAACAGTATATCTATCATTCCAAAGGACATGCACTTAATCCAGGGCAGAGAAACTGGACCAGGTACCAACCATGGGAGTCCAAGGCTTGA
- the LOC114425754 gene encoding ERAD-associated E3 ubiquitin-protein ligase HRD1B-like isoform X2, whose translation MKLKTYAGLSIIATLAIIYHAFNSRGQFYPAMVYLSTSKISLVLLLNMGLVFMCILWQLTKKVFLGSLREAEVERLNEQSWREVMEILFAITIFRQDFSVTFLAMVTALLLIKALHWLAQKRVEYIETTPSVPMLSHVRIVSFMGFLLLLDSLFLYSSMKHLIETWQASVSLFFCFEYMILATTTVSIFVKYLFYVSDMLMEGQWEKKPVFTFYLELIRDLLHLSMYMCFFLVIFVNYGIPLHLIRELYETFRNFKVRVADYIRYRKITSNMNDRFPDATLEELNASDATCIICREEMTTAKKLVCGHLFHVHCLRSWLERQHTCPTCRALVVPPENGTTSAAGQQGSQSDAHQQGTTGTGSGSTAQTEATDSLSRHQARLQAAAAAASIYEKSYVYPSMNSFVCSPGYTLHPPVQIYMAESSDKDRNGEQTSSEEAQRQFLIAGRPPNLSFPPMQNFHFLPSQAHASPVNYGEGFENDPNIPNSQLEAYRKLLQCQIQILQNQLEMLQRIKADRSVDEGTPSSDSRGKSVISSSSGSGHGYREDIRDGKA comes from the exons atgaagcTGAAGACATATGCGGGTCTTAGTATCATTGCAACTCTGGCTATTATATATCATGCGTTTAACAGTAGGGGCCAGTTTTATCCGGCAATGGTGTATCTGTCAACTTCCAAGATCAGTTTGGTGCTTCTTCTCAACATGGGTTTGGTCTTTATGTGTATTCTATGGCAATTAACCAAGAAGGTGTTCCTGGGTTCCCTCCGAGAGGCAGAGGTTGAGAGGCTTAACGAGCAATCCTGGAGGGAGGTTATGGAAATCCTCTTTGCAATCACCATTTTTAGGCAGGACTTCTCTGTCACATTCCTTGCAATGGTCACAGCATTGTTGTTGATTAAGGCTTTGCATTGGTTGGCTCAGAAGAGAGTCGAGTACATTGAGACCACTCCTTCGGTTCCCATGTTGTCCCATGTTCGAATTGTATCTTTTATGggcttccttcttcttcttgatAGCCTTTTCTTATACAGTTCTATGAAGCATTTGATAGAAACTTGGCAGGCTTCGGTTTCACTATTCTTTTGTTTCGA GTACATGATACTGGCAACTACAACGGTgtcaatttttgtaaaatatctttTCTATGTCAGTGACATGCTTATGGAGGGACAATGGGAAAAGAAACCAGTCTTCACATTTTATCTGGAACTCATTAGGGACCTGCTTCACTTGTCTATGTATATGTGCTTCTTTCTTGTAATTTTTGT AAACTATGGTATTCCCTTGCACCTTATACGGGAGCTGTATGAGACGTTTAGGAACTTCAAAGTCCGTGTTGCAGATTACATACGTTATCGTAAAATCACTTCAAATATGAATGATCGGTTTCCAGATGCAACCCTTGAAGAACTTAATGC aagtGATGCAACCTGCATTATTTGTCGTGAAGAGATGACGACGGCCAAGAAACTTGTATGTGGACATCTTTTTCATGTTCATTGTCTCCGATCATGGCTGGAGCGGCAGCACACTTGCCCCACCTGCAGAGCCTTGGTTGTACCACCAGAAAATGGGACAACTTCAGCTGCAGGGCAGCAAGGATCACAGTCAGATGCCCATCAACAGG GAACAACTGGGACAGGCAGTGGAAGCACTGCTCAGACTGAGGCTACTGATAGTTTGAGTCGACATCAAGCTAGACTCCAAGCTGCTGCTGCTGCAGCTTCAATATATGAGAAGTCTTATGTGTACCCCTCTATGAATTCTTTTGTATG CTCTCCTGGATACACTCTTCATCCCCCAGTTCAAATATATATGGCTGAATCTTCTGATAAGGACCGTAATGGAGAGCAAACTTCCAGTGAAGAAGCACAAAGGCAGTTTCTTATCGCTGGTAGACCACCAAATCTATCCTTTCCTCCAATGCAAAACTTCCATTTTCTACCTTCCCAAGCACATGCATCCCCTGTGAATTATGGAGAGGGGTTTGAAAATGATCCAAATATCCCAAACTCTCAGCTTGAAGCTTATAGAAAACTTCTTCAATGCCAGATTCAG ATTCTGCAAAATCAGCTCGAGATGCTTCAGAGGATAAAGGCTGATAGAAGTGTAGATGAGGGCACGCCATCATCAGATAGCAGAGGCAAGAGTGTCATTTCCTCATCATCTGGATCTGGTCATGGTTATCGTGAGGATATTCGAGATGGAAAAGCATAA